In Lysinibacillus sp. 2017, the DNA window AGGTAATTTAGATAAGGCTTGTTCGCTAAAATATCTTTTACGATTCATGTCATGCTAAAGTATCAATTTTAAAAATTTTTTTACACAAAAAAACAAGATGTGTCATAAAATTAATGTTTTTTAGAGAGAATAATAACAATATGTAGATGATTATTATTCTATTTCTATCTGACATGACGATGTTAAATAGTCTAATAATTCAGCAAGTGTGTTTTATGCGAAATTTGACGTATAATAGGCTTGTTTATATAACTATTACACCATTCTCTTGGAGGGTTCGTACATTATGAGTACACGTATTGAAAAAGACTTTTTAGGCACATTAGAAATTCCAAAGGACGTATATTATGGCGTTCAAACAACTCGTGCATTAGAAAACTTCCCAATCACTAAAATGACAATGCATCCAGAATTAATTCGTGCATTTGCCATCGTTAAAAAAAGTTCAGCATTAGCAAACGCAGAAATCGGTAAATTAGATTCAAAAATTGCCAACGCGATTGCACAAGCAGCTGACGATATTATTAGCGGAAAACTACATGACCAATTCGTAGTTGATCCAATCCAAGGCGGCGCTGGTACTTCGATGAACATGAATACAAACGAAGTTATTGCCAACCGCGCATTAGAAATTTTAGGGGAAGAAAAAGGCTCTTATTCAATTATCAGCCCAAATAGCCACGTTAACATGGCACAATCAACAAATGATGCTTTCCCATCAGCAATTCATATTGCAACGGTTACAACATTAGATAACTTAATCATTGCTATGGAAACGATGCGTGATAGCTTCATCCAAAAATCAGTAGAATTTGATTCAATCGTAAAAATGGGTCGCACGCATTTACAAGACGCTGTTCCAGTTCGTTTAGGACAAGAGTTCGGTGCATATGCAGCAGTTGTTGCACGTGATATCGTTCGTATTAAAAAAGCACAGCAATCTATGCTACAAATCAATATCGGTGCAACAGCTATCGGTACTGGCTTAAACGCAGACCCTGAATACATGAAAATTGCTGTTAAAAATATTGCAGAGTACAGTAACTTCCCATTCATTAAAGTAGATAACTTAATTGATGGTACACAAAATACAGATACGTATTCAGAAGTATCTGCGATGTTAAAAATCGCCATGACAAACATGTCAAAAATCTGTAATGATTTACGCTTAATGGCTTCAGGTCCAAAAGCAGGCTTTGCTGAAATTCGCTTACCAGAGCGTCAACCAGGTTCTTCAATTATGCCAGGTAAAGTAAACCCTGTTATGCCAGAAGTAATTAACCAAATCGCGTTCCAAGTCATTGGTAACGACTTAACAATTTCTTTAGCATCTGAAGCAGGTCAATTCGAATTAAACGTAATGGAACCCGTTCTTGTGTTCAACTTATTACAATCAATCGGAATTATGACAAACGGCTTCACTGTATTTACAAAACACTGCCTAGATCATATCGAAGCAAATGAAGATCGTATGCATGACTACGTAGAACGTTCAATCGGTGTTGTAACTGCTCTTGCACCGCACTTAGGCTACGAACGTTCAAGCCAAATTGCGCGTGAAGCACTTCACAGTGGTAAATCAGTACGCCAATTATGCTTAGAATATAACTACTTCACAGTAGAACAATTAGACATTATCTTAAACCCATTTGAATTAACTCAACCAGGTATTGCTGGCGAGAAAAAGTTAATCAAATAATATACAAAAAGCTCCAGTGATGAAGGGTCTTCCCTTTTCACTGGAGTTTTTTTTATTTATAAATATGTATTTAGTTTTAAAGAGCTGATTAATAGCCGTTAAACTGAACAAATTCTCCAACTGGCTTACGATATCCTCGAGAACGCACTTTATCCACACTTTTCCCAATTGTAATCATCATAAATGGTTCCAAATGATTTGGAATAGAGAACTCTTTTCTTAGCTGTTCTGTATTGTGGACATGCATTGGACATGTATCAAATCCATAATGTTTGGCACTTAGCATAAACAGCATAGCATGTAAGCCAACATTTCTTGCTAATTCCATTGATAATTCATTGGGGTTCTCTTTTAACCCCTCACTATAATTTTTAATTGTATTCATAGTCATTTCAAAATCAACATCGTTCAACATCTTTAGCATTTTTAATGGCTCATAAATTTTTTCTACTTCTGGCATTTCAATACTATTTTTATTTCCCATTACGATAACCACTGCACTAGCTGTATGTATTTTATATTGATTGTAACTAAGTTCCATAACACGCTCTTTTTTCTGTTCATCCGTAATGACTAAGTAATCCGTAAACTGCAAATTATACGCACTAGGTGCAAGTTTCGTTAAATCAAATATTTTTTTGAAATCCTCTTCTGTCATTTTTTCCTCTGCGATAAAATTTACCGCCGAATGACGTGCATTTACTAATTGATCAAAGCTCATAATATCTTATTTCCCCATTTCAATTTACTCAAATCGTAATTTTATAATTGCAACATGCGCTATAAACGCATGTTGCATAAAAGTAATTTAAGCTCCTGGATTTATTTCTAATTCCACTTTGATTTTAATATCTTTTCCTACTAATACGCCACCTGTTTCTAATGCTGCATTCCAAGTTAAACCAAATTCTTCACGGTTAATTTTAGTCTGTGCTTCAAATCCGTAAACTTGGACACCCCATGGATTTTTCCCATTTCCGCCATATTCTACTTCAAAAGTAACGGGTTTCGTTACATCTTTAATTGTTAAATCACCTGTCACCTCATAGTCATCACCGGCTTTAGTAATGTTTGTTGACTGGAATGAGATCGTTGGGTATTGTTCAACATCAAAGAAATCTGCTGATTTTAAATGATTATCGCGATCTTCACTATTCGTGTTAATCGAAGCTACGTCAAATGTAAAAGCAACTGATGCGGAAGTTAAATCTGCTAAATCCGCGGCTTCAACATTCGCTGTATAATCCATAAATTGCCCTTTCACTTTCGATACCATCATATGCTTCACTTCAAAACCAACTGTAGAATGCGATTTGTCCACTGTCCAACTTGTCATGTTTAATTTCCTCCATTTTCATTATCTCGAAATTGAGATATATAGTTAAAAAATTTTACTCTATTTAATTAGATAGAGTCACGCTAAGATAATTGTTTCGTTTTACTTCGAAACTATTTATCTTGAATTCGAAATAAATTTACCATACATTGCTATTTCTTGTCAACAACTTTTCTGAAATTAAAAATATCCGAAGCAATCGGTAAATGAATTTAGCGGATATGCTTCTAATGGATGGTATATTTTTTGTGTAGAAACACAATGTAGTACGAAAAAAATCAGGGGGCAATTCAATTCATTTGAATTACCACCTGATTTAAATTTATTTATCCAAATAGTTTTTCTTTTGCGAGTGTGATCGCGCGTTTGCTTACTTCTAAACGATCCCCGTCCGCATTCAATTTTACAACGCCATTATCTTCATCAAAGATTGATTTTAAGGACGCCTTTGCTTTCACGCCAACCATCATTGGCGCTTGTTCGGTTTTTACGCTACGAATTTCATCTTCACTGCTTGCAATGCCACCTTTATCAATTGGCGGAAAAGGCATCGTTTGTTCAGGCTGCGATTTACGACGTGTTTGATTACTTAATCCAGAACTACCAGCACCGACAGAACGTATCATCGTTATTCCTCCTCACGTATTTTGTTACTCATTTTTTTTGATTTATCTGCTTTTATGTATGTCAATTCAGCTTGGAAAAGCATGAATACTACTGCTACTACCAATATAATAACAATCCAAATCCCCAATTTATGGCCTCATCTCTATTACTCTTCTTTACTTTACTCATTTTAACAATTGATACAAGTTAAGAAAGTGCTATTTTATTTATTTTTCAATCGCAATTTGGCTTTTTTGGCCGATTGATTCAGGTGATTGAATAATATGTACATTACTCTCAAAAAGATTGGATTGTTCCAATCTTTTTGTACTTCCACAATGACGACAATGAAAACCACAAGAAAATTTTCTTTCTCTCAATTCACCAATTAAGGCTCCTTGTTGGGAAGCTAAAAGTGAATTCGTTTGAATGCGAATTCACTTTTTTCTTATGTCCTTCTGTGCATGAATGACGATTCCATTTAACGCTTGATTGGCTAATTGATCGGCTTCTGAATTTTTGTTTCTCTCTACATATGCGTAATTCGCTTGTAGTCCAAGTTTTGCAAGCTTGTGTTCGATTTTGTCTGCCCACTTGGACAGCACAGAATCTGTCACAGCCCATTCCCCGTTCAATTCATTGATGACCACTTGCGAATCACCAAATATTTTAATCGTTTGATGATGCACACCCAATTCTTCTAGCTGCTCAATTGCAAAGTAAAGCGCCGCATATTCTGCCTCATTGTTGGACGTTAAATATTCGGCCTGCTGATTCACTCGAATGCGGTACGGCTTACCACTTTGCTTAAAATAGATGACCGCGCCAAGTCCCGATAAATTTTGCTCACGGTTAAAGCCTCCATCAAAATAGACAATGACCTCATGTGGCTCTGTCTCAAGCTCGTTTAAGTATTTCTTAAGTTCTTTTAACGTCCACGTACTGTCATGTTCATCTGTCATTATTATTTCTTTTACACGTCCGGTCTTTAAGATATCTTCTACGAGTAAATACGCATGTGCTGCAGGTAATGCCTCACTTTTAAAAATGGTTGAATGTTTTTTGGCTGTTTCATAATGCCATTCGATTGCTAACTTCAAATAACCAACTCCTCCTATTTCGGACTCTTCATTTCGTTTCAACCTTTTCACTATCCGGTTGGTAAAAGATTCGAATACAAATCATTGATGTAAAGATGCCTATAATAAGTATCGGTGAAACACGTTCAAAAAATTCAGGACTTCCAATACGTACTTTTAAGAAAATCGAAAAGATGATGGGTTGCAACATACAAATCGCCAACGTTCCATAGTAAAATGCACGCTTATTATAATGATGAAGCATGATATACTGAACGTAATACCAAGGTAAAATGAAAAAACAATATGGGATGATAGCAAAAAACAATACTGACCAGCTAAAGAAAAACGCATCGCCATTCCAACTGATCCCGTATTTAACATGTGCAATGGCAAAAAAGCTAAAAAAACTTACGAAATATGGTAATAAACCTGTCAGTATAATTTGCCATGATTTCAAACGACCACCACCCGCTTTTCTATAATTATACTAAATGACAAAGGGAGAAACATAATGAAGCTTAAATTTTATGAAAATAACGATCAGCGTGTTGTAGGGGTTACTTTAAAGGATGCCTCTCTTGCTGAAGAAAATAATATGGCTCTTCACGTATGCCAAAACCAAGCCAATATTTTAGAAAACCGACAAGCATTAGCGG includes these proteins:
- the aspA gene encoding aspartate ammonia-lyase, producing MSTRIEKDFLGTLEIPKDVYYGVQTTRALENFPITKMTMHPELIRAFAIVKKSSALANAEIGKLDSKIANAIAQAADDIISGKLHDQFVVDPIQGGAGTSMNMNTNEVIANRALEILGEEKGSYSIISPNSHVNMAQSTNDAFPSAIHIATVTTLDNLIIAMETMRDSFIQKSVEFDSIVKMGRTHLQDAVPVRLGQEFGAYAAVVARDIVRIKKAQQSMLQINIGATAIGTGLNADPEYMKIAVKNIAEYSNFPFIKVDNLIDGTQNTDTYSEVSAMLKIAMTNMSKICNDLRLMASGPKAGFAEIRLPERQPGSSIMPGKVNPVMPEVINQIAFQVIGNDLTISLASEAGQFELNVMEPVLVFNLLQSIGIMTNGFTVFTKHCLDHIEANEDRMHDYVERSIGVVTALAPHLGYERSSQIAREALHSGKSVRQLCLEYNYFTVEQLDIILNPFELTQPGIAGEKKLIK
- a CDS encoding nitroreductase family protein; this encodes MSFDQLVNARHSAVNFIAEEKMTEEDFKKIFDLTKLAPSAYNLQFTDYLVITDEQKKERVMELSYNQYKIHTASAVVIVMGNKNSIEMPEVEKIYEPLKMLKMLNDVDFEMTMNTIKNYSEGLKENPNELSMELARNVGLHAMLFMLSAKHYGFDTCPMHVHNTEQLRKEFSIPNHLEPFMMITIGKSVDKVRSRGYRKPVGEFVQFNGY
- a CDS encoding YceI family protein encodes the protein MTSWTVDKSHSTVGFEVKHMMVSKVKGQFMDYTANVEAADLADLTSASVAFTFDVASINTNSEDRDNHLKSADFFDVEQYPTISFQSTNITKAGDDYEVTGDLTIKDVTKPVTFEVEYGGNGKNPWGVQVYGFEAQTKINREEFGLTWNAALETGGVLVGKDIKIKVELEINPGA
- a CDS encoding DNA primase; this translates as MIRSVGAGSSGLSNQTRRKSQPEQTMPFPPIDKGGIASSEDEIRSVKTEQAPMMVGVKAKASLKSIFDEDNGVVKLNADGDRLEVSKRAITLAKEKLFG
- a CDS encoding reverse transcriptase-like protein, which produces MKLAIEWHYETAKKHSTIFKSEALPAAHAYLLVEDILKTGRVKEIIMTDEHDSTWTLKELKKYLNELETEPHEVIVYFDGGFNREQNLSGLGAVIYFKQSGKPYRIRVNQQAEYLTSNNEAEYAALYFAIEQLEELGVHHQTIKIFGDSQVVINELNGEWAVTDSVLSKWADKIEHKLAKLGLQANYAYVERNKNSEADQLANQALNGIVIHAQKDIRKK
- a CDS encoding ATPase, translated to MKSWQIILTGLLPYFVSFFSFFAIAHVKYGISWNGDAFFFSWSVLFFAIIPYCFFILPWYYVQYIMLHHYNKRAFYYGTLAICMLQPIIFSIFLKVRIGSPEFFERVSPILIIGIFTSMICIRIFYQPDSEKVETK